DNA sequence from the Uloborus diversus isolate 005 chromosome 1, Udiv.v.3.1, whole genome shotgun sequence genome:
TCTTACTTGCCCCCCTCTGCATACGCCCATGACTGTAGAAAAATATAGTCCCTTATTGAAAGGGTTAAtcttgtatcccccccccccctctctatctctctctctacGACAGGGAGCCTAACTAGGGAGGGACAAAACAACACTGGTGCAAACTGTGCTATTGAAACTTTTAGGAGATGTTTTCTAGGTTTCCTGCTCTTGGAAAGTCTTTGTAGTATTTTCAGGTGCGCCATCTCACCCTTGAGGAATAGCACCCATGCCTACGGTACTGCATACAACTCACTGCATCAAATTACGGAGCAAGCTGACTCTGTCGCATTAAACAAGAAAAGTAACAGAGAGACAAAAACTGGAATGGATGAtacgatgccacaaaaaaaatatttgaaattctaagCACATCTGATTTGAATGTGCCTTTCCCCACCTCGCTACTAATCCCCTCAGGACAACAATAAAACCAAAAACAAAAGGAACATGCAAACAGAATGTTGCAAAGTAGAATTCGACAGAAGCCAGAGAGTGAAAACCTCAAGGTAACGATgtcctgaaaagaaaaaaaaagcgttggGCGATTGAAAAGGGCGCGGTCATCTTGCCTCAGGGAACAAGATGGCCGCCGAAGATGCAACGATGGACACCGTTGGGAAGCGATGCCAAGTCcggaattaaagaaaaacagaaatgGTTCGTACTTGACCCAATTTATAGACACCAATGAATCGAAACGGATTCGATGTCGGCGTTACGAACCAACTATTTAAAGGGATGCCCACtcgaattaaaaatacaattgacTTCGACGAGTTTCGAATTCGCCAAGAAAAATGTTCCGATTGGTAAGTACTGCAATATTTCTTTTCAGTTATTTGGATACACAGAACTGGAACATAAATTACCACTTCACAACATTAATTTTAtcttgctggaaaaaaaaagtgaaaaaacttTTCCCTCCGTCTACTTATTTTACTTGTAGACATATAACAAGAACACACGCATATACATTTCAGAGAAAGGATTTTTATGTTGTTTCGCTTGGCATCTGTAGAATATTTCGACTATTACAATCCCTAAACGAAGACTATTTCAgtaagaaagttaaaatttcttaGATTGATTTAGTAATTCCTATTCTAGCCACTCtgagtaaaaaataatgtattgacAGAGAATGATGTATAAAAAGCATTATGAGGAGTCCTCACTCTCCCCTTCTCTCATATTCTCTTTGCCGGGAAACCCTAGGATactgtaataatgaaaaagatttaaaCTGGTAGCATTTGTGAAAGAGCatagtacaacatatttttgGATGCATTAATTATTTGCTCCATAATTGAGACATAAAATGTTTGAATctaccgaaattttaagaaagtcACTAAATTTATCGAGCTTTATTGAGTAATGGAAGGCATCTATCATAATAATATttgtccaaattaaaaaatatttaggtgttcgagcaagaggcctaaaatttatgattttcttcaaaaaaaattgattttttatattttcctgttaaaaaattacatatacatttaaataaaatatcaaagtcATAAATTATACCGCACAAATTTTCTATTCATCACCATTAGCAAatgaataatagaaaaatagggtagaccgggccATGTTTaggcagtgcccttttttcaaaatgaattataactggagagccaacagtcataacagattgatgctgctccctagcaaatattctcacaagtttttgagcatcattcAAGCTTCGGTCTAggatgcagaaagaataatctgttttctaccaagtcgagtaaattttgagttgaacgttttgaagcttattgggaATAAATAATCCTtaattaagaaagaacaaatatataaaaatcagcagaGTTTTATCGTTTTTTAAGAAGTgaatttgtatgaactgaaatgttattaaaatttttttacacgttaaaaataaatccaaacttggcgatggggcaagtttacgcgttgacgtctgagcacctttacgtaCGTTCTtaatgtgtcttacttctaaacgtgctttgattttttttttctccgaactggcttaaaacattttagtatttccaggctatttagttttgaaaatcaccatttaatttttaattgagtgacAAATTCGTACCTTATAGCTTACAACATTGTAGTGCTATCTTCATGCCCGTTcaacttttactttatacactattcagtctgtaataaatttgttttattttaacgatggtaagacatccTGTTCAAAACACTAGCataaccacgttaggtgtcaaaataagtatgcgtaaacgtgccccttgtccggggcaagtttacgcatccgACTTGgactcgaaaataattttttttaacggttaaaaattacaaactgagcaacaactgaatattcctattttgactccattaactgcttcatcaaAACCGCAATGTCGAAAATTTCctaatttaaaacacaaaatatagaaaaaatcgttgaaaaaaaacccacgtaaacgtgccctggtctaccctaatatattttaaatgaaaaatttaacttaaaactgaaaaaaatccatACTTTGAGTACCATGTGGGAGACTTcaaatattgcaagagagcaaaaactgctatttactgtctgaccacggattgtatggaaagacaaacatccgttttacaaccGGAAATGggcaaatctattatttttagcgatgtcagcttttgcagaagcagagtttcattcaaataagcggaggtaaacgcatcaaatttttacttttccccctcattcagatagattcgtctcatctggacgtttgaaaattccatacaatccgtggttggacagtaaagcGAATTATCGACTCGACtgcttatattttttcaacatgataacttcttaaaatttaccttacattttttaaaaaaatatataaaaaacaaaatcaaatttttgaagaaaattacaaattttaggcctcctgcgggacacctaaatattatttgatatggataaatatttttgggggTACATGTGAGGCTATGGAAGCATCGTTTTATCCATATGAAGTTTCAAacctccaaaacatttttttttctatttggtcTAGTACGCAGtgttggttcacactttcagacgcacTTTGTTTAGCcaacaaaaaaatgtatttggcaATTTTATCACAAACAGGTCTTAAACACAATACTTGTTCTTATTACTTAGAAcctattttattattaacttttacaTAACATTAAACGAaacttaaatgaaataaaaaattttgaaaacatataaaatttttgttattataaaatctCATTGCAGTATTtagacttagactggattggaaaaaatcaaaactcaatagctttcgtTTTTAGACAgcaaagttacattgtaaggtagggaaatcatacttatttttccttcaaacaatatcaatcatgtttgaaaatcgctatttttaattactatttcaagtttcaaaggcaatctaaaatagaaaatgcaattgttatgattagacacaccttacccaatgATATTGGTTTAACGACGAATTTGACTCATTTTTGTTGTTTGACGAAGAAAACTCTTGGTTATAAaccaaaagtctttttttttctaattaaactcaccattatgtgtatttctgtcaagcagaaaaagaagatgcctgtatttcatatattttttaatgcttaaccctttatatgttccaagaaaaacagagctattaagagaaaaaacttatttttattcataaaaaatcaatttttccattttttttcagaaaacaaacggagaaaaccggttttttttccaccacttcaaaattttcggaaattttacatctcctAGGTATACTATTATAAACTATTTCCTCAACTGCAAGAGTGTTCCATATTTTTAACTtacataaccaaaaaaaaaacattcttgatATAAAAAccattcttgaaataaaaaaaaatgtattcgcgTTTTTTCAAAGTAAGCGAACAAAATTCTGTAATATTGTATACGTAATTGCAAATATGATTTTAACACATCAAAGCAATTCCGTGTTACATTTCTCTTTGCATTTTTGACTACAAAAAACAGCTgctatattttatcaaaataatgtcTCAATATTAATTTATTTCCAAATTGCGTAACATGAACTAGGTAAAGAGGTTTGTGTTTTCTTCCCTATGCTTTCTccctatgtttttaaaatacagcaaaatgacgcattattattattattatttctttatttatttctattttttttaatttctttgaaatttaagttaTAGTTGTTTATCGATTCCGCTCCAGCTAATTTGGTTAAGCTGAATTTTATTTAGTGACATTTTGGTTTTCATTTCACTGAcgctaatttataaattttatttttctatatactatcaagttgaaatatttttctttcttctaacgTTTTATAAAGTGATCACTTTTATTTGCCATCCATATCTAACAGTTAAAAATGTGTTTACTCGATGAAATTGATCTTTTACCAActcttgttattttatttatttttttttttttttttgatattataatTTCATACTGACATTCGTTAAAATGGAGCGGAAGTATTGAACAAATGCCTTTGTGCTTGCTgacaatgaaagaaaagaaaacaaagtaaaaaggCACAAATTTGCGGGAAAATGCATACCTGTGTTTCAGGTAACAAGGAACCTTTTGTCTTTTCATTAAAAGCTcaatttttgtgcattgaaaaagagattcCTTCTTGCTCCGAAGCAGGTGTATGTAGTTTTCAGCATATTTGTGCCTGATTGCGTTGTTTTATTACCttttaaaaagcagaaatgttttttgttcctttttttgtACTTTGATATATGTAGAGAGAGAAAAACAAACTAGGTCTACTCGTATTTTGCAAAATCTGggcatttcttaaaatttctaaacTAATAGTACAGTGACATTTACTAAAGacatttattcaatttaaaagttaagtttaaaatcatttcatatatagcttttatttgttgaaaatattgtCTTAATAGCTAATTTCTTATGTTTTTTGAGGCCGTGCATCATTTTCAACATCCACATTATACTGTAGATGTGCTGCAGTCTTTTGCAGACCGTAGCGTATACTGCTGTTTCTGTTCCCGGGTTACAGCAATGAATTAAACTTTAATGCAAGAATGGCTTCCTTCTTTTAGGTGGCACTGCATATGACACTTCGAGTGAAATGTACGCATATTAGCAGTTAAATTTCAATTCGActgggaatttttgaaaacttaaaattgttgaaaattatcttttaataacatcatacCTATTTATTAtctattattatatatttattatctATTATCATTTCAGTAATTACATTTGCTCCTCACACCTAAACTTAGGATATCATctaaaaaattcattgaataaTTGAAATAGATTCACTCTATTGGATACGTAAAGTAGCTCTGGGGCCACCTGTGACTCAGGAAATTAACAAACCGGATGAGCTCCGTTAATATAATCTCAAAAATTGTCTTCTCTTTTTTTAGGCATCTGTACTGGTTTTGGCAGCCGCATGCTGTGCAGCTCCCCTGGGAGATACTGGGATTAATTTTTTTAGCAACACGTTCCACAAGAGCGCTCCATTGAAGGCTCACGCTTACGCAACTGAGGTTCACCATCCAGTTGCCTACTCCGCAGGCATCGCACTTGCTCCGGCTGTCAAAGGATACGCTTATGCTTCGGAAGTCCACCATGCACCAACTTTTGTTGCCCCCGTTGCTAAAGGATATGCTTACTCCTCTGAAGTTCATCACGCTCCAGTAGCACAGGCTGTTCAACCAATCAAGGGTTATGCCTACTCTTCTGGAGAGAGTAACTCACAACCAGAATCAGCAGTATCTTATGCCTCTGAGGAAGCCCAAGAAGCCCCAGCTCAAGATTCAGAGGAAGCCCCAGCAGCTGATGCTTTGGAGGACAAACAAGTAGCTCAGGAAGAACTTCCAGTCGAAGCACCGAAACAAGAAGAGTTGCCAAGCACCTATGCCTCCAATGATGCTGACCTCCCCAAAGAAGCACCATCCGCCCCTAACGCCGTGAAAGGTTATTCATACGCATCTCAAGTGCACCACGCTGCTCCAGTAGTTGCTGTGCCAGCACCAGATCATGCCCTAGCTTATGCAGCTGCTCCAGTGAAGGGATACGCTTATTCTTCTGAAGTTCACCACTCAGCTCC
Encoded proteins:
- the LOC129224696 gene encoding cuticle protein-like — protein: MFRLASVLVLAAACCAAPLGDTGINFFSNTFHKSAPLKAHAYATEVHHPVAYSAGIALAPAVKGYAYASEVHHAPTFVAPVAKGYAYSSEVHHAPVAQAVQPIKGYAYSSGESNSQPESAVSYASEEAQEAPAQDSEEAPAADALEDKQVAQEELPVEAPKQEELPSTYASNDADLPKEAPSAPNAVKGYSYASQVHHAAPVVAVPAPDHALAYAAAPVKGYAYSSEVHHSAPAVAVAPVAAKGFAYSSEVHHPSAAVAYAAAPVKGYAYSSEVHHSAPVAAKGFAYSAQVHHPSVAVAPAALTYAAAPVKGYAYSSEVHHAAPAVAVAPVTYAVAPVKGYAYSSEVHHAAPVVAPVAYAAAPVKAHAYSTEIHHGGPAIALSSNHHAVINNYKGTPYY